In one window of Azoarcus olearius DNA:
- a CDS encoding LysR substrate-binding domain-containing protein, whose product MKTTLDELLALTRVVDTGSITAAAEQLGQTTSGVSRALSRLEEKLEVTLLRRTTRRLELTEEGATFLAQARRILASVEEAEEQMALRRQQPAGRLRVNAASPFMLHVVVPLVAGFRERYPQIELELNTSDQIIDLLEQRTDVAIRIGALRDSTLHARPLGANRLRVLASPAYLARRGTPQSVDDLAGHELLGFTQPDSLNQWPLRTADGDSWTITPSLRASSGETLRQLALEGGGIVCLADFMTAQDRAEGRLLPVLEAHTVEVRQPVHAVYYRNTALASRIGCFLDYVGERMRV is encoded by the coding sequence ATGAAAACCACCCTCGACGAACTGCTCGCGCTGACCCGCGTGGTCGACACCGGCTCCATCACCGCCGCCGCCGAGCAACTCGGCCAGACCACCTCGGGCGTCAGCCGCGCGCTCAGCCGGCTGGAGGAAAAGCTGGAAGTCACCCTGCTGCGGCGGACCACCCGCCGGCTGGAACTCACCGAGGAAGGCGCCACCTTTCTCGCCCAGGCGCGCCGCATCCTCGCCAGCGTCGAGGAAGCCGAAGAACAGATGGCGCTGCGCCGCCAGCAACCCGCCGGCCGGCTGCGGGTGAACGCCGCCTCGCCCTTCATGCTGCACGTCGTGGTGCCGCTGGTTGCCGGCTTCCGCGAGCGCTACCCGCAGATCGAGCTGGAGCTCAACACCAGCGACCAGATCATCGACCTGCTGGAACAGCGCACCGACGTCGCCATCCGCATCGGCGCGCTGCGCGACTCCACCCTGCACGCCCGCCCGCTTGGCGCCAACCGCCTGCGCGTGCTCGCCAGTCCGGCCTACCTCGCCCGCCGCGGCACCCCGCAGAGCGTGGACGACCTTGCCGGCCACGAACTGCTCGGCTTCACCCAGCCGGACAGCCTCAACCAGTGGCCGCTGCGCACCGCCGACGGCGACAGCTGGACCATCACCCCCAGCCTGCGCGCCTCCAGCGGCGAAACCCTGCGCCAGCTCGCGCTGGAAGGCGGCGGCATCGTCTGCCTGGCGGATTTCATGACCGCGCAGGACCGCGCCGAAGGCCGGCTGCTGCCGGTGCTGGAAGCGCACACCGTGGAGGTGAGACAGCCGGTGCATGCGGTGTATTACCGCAACACCGCGCTGGCGTCGCGGATCGGGTGCTTTCTGGATTATGTGGGGGAGCGGATGCGGGTGTAG